Within Falsibacillus pallidus, the genomic segment GAGCTGAACAAGAGCTTCTGGGGGAGGGGCATCATGTCTGAGGCATTGCAGGCAGTCGTTCATTTTGGGTTTACCTCCATGAACCTGCACAGAATCGAGGCCGAGGTCGATACCCGCAACGCGGCCTCCAGCCATCTCCTTCGAAAATTCGGATTTGTCGATGAAGGTATTTTAAGAGACTGCGAGAAAGAAGGGGACAACTATATCAGCCTGTTGTCGATGTCCCTGTTGTCTAACGAATATCATAGCTAGTTCAGGACTTAAGCCGAAAACCCATTTGTGGTTTTCGGCTTTTTTCTTTGCTGCTGCACCTGGTGATTGCGGGGATTTGCTCCGGAAGTGGATGTACAGCGTCGCAATTTAGTGAGTTTCCGCTGCAAATTATGGGTTTTTGTGCGGCGGCGCATAAGAGGAGTAGTTTGGCGCATAGGAATCGATTTCGGCGCATAAGCCGAGGTTTCTCGCGCATAGGAGCATGATTTTGATTCATAGAACGCCGAGGTTGGCGCATAGAGACAATTCCGGACTACCGCGAGCCCCATTTGAAGGGCCATTTTGGGCAATTTGGAGCAGGGGTCGCTTGGATTTTGCCTTTTGCTCCCCAGAATAGGCATTGACCGCCGCACTTTGCCGGTTTTTCAGCACACTTTTGTGTTTAACCTCCCCACTTTAGGAGATAACCACCGCACTTTTCTGCATAACCGCCCAACTATCCTTATTATGGAAATTAATAACACCTCTAATCAAGCATTTCCCAATTTTTCAGGTGGCGCCGCAACTGTTCCCTCCTCAATTTAAGCCAATAGAACCATTCCCATCAGGTATATGAAGGCGGAAACTGAATAGATTTATAGACGAAGGAAATTTTTCAAAGACAAAGAGAAACGATGGGGGATCTATGAAAAAGGTAAAATGGCTAACGTCGGTTTTGATCGTGTGCAGCCTCATTGGGCTGACGGGGTGTTCTGAAAAGACAGCGAAGGAAAAGGAACTCGAAAAAAAGGTTGCAGAACTCCAGCAGCAGATTGATGAGCTGAAGAGGGAGAAGGAAAAAGCCGAGAAGGAGCAAGCGCCGGAAGAAAAACCGGAACAGGAGGAGCAATCAGGGGTGGTTGAAGTGATCAATCCATTAACCATGGAAGTCATTAAAACCATCGACCCGAAAGAAATGGGCTATGTTACGGATCGGGCTGCCTATGAAAAAGAGATTGCGGAGTGGGCAAAAAATGCTGCAAGGGGCACCAATCAAGCAGAAGGATTCGACCAACGGATGTATCCTGACAAAATTGGAGCGGATGGGCAGGTCATAAAAGGGAAGCCGCGAATGATCCTGGAGGAAGCGGAATTGGTCTCGAAGGTCATCGCAGCATCTGAAAAAGGCGGAAAAGTGGAATTGCCGCTGACTGTCACAGAGAGTGGATACAAGCCAGAAGAGGCTGCCCTTCTTGGGGAAGTTGTCGTTGCTTCCTATACAACCCAGTTTGACAGCAGTGTTGCTGGCCGTTCCAAAAACATTGAGCTTTCTGCAGAATCCATCAACAACGTCATTGTAGGGGTCGGCGATGTTTTCTCCTTTAATACCACAGTGGGGCCAAGTGATGCAGAGCATGGATATCAAAAAGCAAAAGAGGCAGTCGACGGGAAGTTGGTGGACGGCATTGGGGGAGGGATATGCCAGACATCATCCACTCTTTATAATGCGGTTGACCAAATCGGCGTTTCCTATGTAGAAAAGCATCATCATTCTGTGCATGTGGGATATGTTCCAACGGAAAGGGATGCCACTGTCTCGTATGGCGGATTGGATTTCCGTTTTCAAAATTCAACAACTGCCCCGTTTTTGCTGAAAGCCTACGTGAAAAATGGAAGTTTGACCGTTGAAGTGAGGACTTCAAAAGCACATCAAGGGGAGTTTACTGTTCATTAATAAGAGACAAAAGGCGACTTTTATCTCTATGAATCTACAAGGATGTTTCTTCATCAAACGTTTGATTAAAAAAGAAAGAATGATTGAGACAACGATAAAAAGTCCATTTATATACCGCGGAATTTGTCTGATCGGAGCTGCTAGCTGGTCCAGACATTCGCGGTAATTTTTTTTGCATTTTTTTCTTGACTTAGAGTCAGCTCTAAGTTGTAAGCTTACAGTAATTAACAGAAAGGAAGATGATTGGAATGTATTCAATCAGTGAAGCGGCCGGACTGACCGGCATTAATGCATACACGTTGAGATATTATGAAAAAATTGGCCTTCTGCCTTCACCGGATCGACAGAATGGTGGAAAGCGGAGTTATACGGAAGGGGATTTGAAATTAGTATCTTTCATCAAGAGTTTAAAAGATACCGGGATGTCATTAGAGGATATTCAGGAATTTATCAAAGGCGGATGTATATTGGATCAAATCAAAACGTCCGAAAAAATTCAGCTATATCCCTCTCTGAATAAAAGAATCGCTATTCTTACGAAGCACATAAAAGAATTGGAC encodes:
- a CDS encoding VanW family protein; translation: MKKVKWLTSVLIVCSLIGLTGCSEKTAKEKELEKKVAELQQQIDELKREKEKAEKEQAPEEKPEQEEQSGVVEVINPLTMEVIKTIDPKEMGYVTDRAAYEKEIAEWAKNAARGTNQAEGFDQRMYPDKIGADGQVIKGKPRMILEEAELVSKVIAASEKGGKVELPLTVTESGYKPEEAALLGEVVVASYTTQFDSSVAGRSKNIELSAESINNVIVGVGDVFSFNTTVGPSDAEHGYQKAKEAVDGKLVDGIGGGICQTSSTLYNAVDQIGVSYVEKHHHSVHVGYVPTERDATVSYGGLDFRFQNSTTAPFLLKAYVKNGSLTVEVRTSKAHQGEFTVH
- a CDS encoding MerR family transcriptional regulator, which translates into the protein MGMYSISEAAGLTGINAYTLRYYEKIGLLPSPDRQNGGKRSYTEGDLKLVSFIKSLKDTGMSLEDIQEFIKGGCILDQIKTSEKIQLYPSLNKRIAILTKHIKELDRKKAELEQIILTANEKLGIYQELLANEHEGEEV